The segment CACGATGGACGGTGTAGTCCGGCGGCCTTCGCTGTTCGGAATCACCACTGGTTCGTTACCCTCCATTACAGCAACGCAAGAGTTGGTAGTTCCTAAGTCAATGCCTATGATTTTTCCCATAGTCTATAATTTTATTTTAGTAGTTCCTAGTTTAACTTGATGCAGTCTTATTAACAAGACATGTGCCAAGGCCATAATTCTGCCGTTTTGTGACACAATGTCATTTTAACAAAAACAATAAGTAAGGCTATACGAAACAATGGGCAGGCAGTGTCAGGTGCGAATGCGCTTTTGACTTGTTTTTGGAAAGCGAGCCTGAATAGAAGGGAGTTTTGACAGTATTCCTGGATGTTTATTAGTAGATGAAGAAAGGAAGAAGTCCTGTTTTGAAGCACTTTTCAAGAAAACAGACCCCAAATGGCCTTCTTTCTTTGTCACCAACTTTAGCGTTTTTTGTAAGGCCGCTGAAAAGTGTTCATGGGTTTAGCTAGTCCTTTCAGCTGTTTAACCTCTTCACCTGTAAGCGCCCTGAAGTCACCGGGCTGTAAAGAATCCAATTTCAAAGTGCCAACCGCCACGCGAACCAGCCGCAACGTAGGGTGTCCCACTGCCGCTGTCATCTTGCGCACCTGGCGGTTCATGCCTTGGCTTATTTTGATTTCAACCCAGGAGGTAGGAATGTTGGCCCGGAACCGGATGGGCTTGGAACGTTCCCAGAGGATTACTTCTTCCAACAGCCTGGCTTTGGCCGGAGTGGTTTTTTTGCCCTGAAGCAGCACGCCCTTTTCCAATTGGTCTAGTGCGTCATCAGAGGGAACACCTTCTACCTGCACCCAATAGGTTTTCTCCACCTTGAACTTGGGATCGGAAAGACGGTGCTGCAGTTGCTTGTCATCAGTGAGTAGTACCAGTCCTTCGCTATCATAGTCTAACCGGCCCACGGGGTACACGTTGGGAACAGGCACGAAATCTTTTAAGGTGCTTCGTCCGGCTTCGTCTGTGAACTGGGTGAT is part of the Rufibacter tibetensis genome and harbors:
- a CDS encoding pseudouridine synthase; the encoded protein is MQYFLLNKPFEVITQFTDEAGRSTLKDFVPVPNVYPVGRLDYDSEGLVLLTDDKQLQHRLSDPKFKVEKTYWVQVEGVPSDDALDQLEKGVLLQGKKTTPAKARLLEEVILWERSKPIRFRANIPTSWVEIKISQGMNRQVRKMTAAVGHPTLRLVRVAVGTLKLDSLQPGDFRALTGEEVKQLKGLAKPMNTFQRPYKKR